One genomic window of Bacillota bacterium includes the following:
- a CDS encoding anaerobic sulfatase maturase: MVKPIGPVCNLACEYCFYLGKEALFPQVEDFQMTDGVLAEYVKQYITSQPGPVVPFAWQGGEPTLLGIEFFQRVLELQARYLPAGWQVENAFQTNGILLDEEWCRLFREHNFLVGLSVDGPAELHDIYRRDKGGNPTHSRVLRSMHLLQEQRVDFNVLCSVNNVNSQHPERVYNFFRDEGVEFVQFIPIVEHLGGGQVTQRSVEPRQWGSFLIGVFNRWLQDGVGKIFIQTFEECASVWAGFGPRLCVFTETCGRAMAMEHNGNLYSCDHFVFPEYKLGNILETPMAQLVESEFQRRFGTDKSEALPQYCRDCDVRFMCNGACPKDRFAVTPTGEQGLNYLCEGYKRFFHYVDPYMRTLAQAIHARKRPEQMQEDLLTVHKQIWDVGRNDPCPCGSGAKYKRCCLKD; this comes from the coding sequence ATGGTCAAGCCAATAGGGCCGGTATGTAATTTGGCCTGCGAATATTGTTTTTACCTGGGAAAGGAGGCGTTGTTTCCCCAGGTAGAGGATTTCCAGATGACCGATGGGGTGTTGGCGGAATACGTCAAACAGTATATTACCAGCCAGCCGGGGCCCGTTGTTCCCTTTGCGTGGCAGGGGGGAGAGCCAACTTTATTGGGAATCGAGTTTTTCCAACGGGTCCTGGAACTGCAGGCCCGCTACTTACCCGCGGGATGGCAGGTAGAAAATGCCTTCCAGACCAACGGCATTTTGTTGGACGAGGAATGGTGTCGCCTCTTTCGGGAACACAACTTTCTCGTAGGCTTAAGCGTTGACGGCCCGGCAGAGCTACACGATATCTACCGCAGGGACAAGGGCGGAAACCCCACTCACAGCCGTGTGCTTCGAAGTATGCACTTATTACAGGAACAGAGGGTCGACTTTAATGTTCTCTGCTCCGTCAACAACGTTAACTCCCAGCATCCGGAAAGGGTCTATAATTTTTTCCGGGACGAGGGGGTAGAGTTTGTTCAGTTTATTCCCATAGTCGAACATTTGGGTGGCGGTCAGGTGACCCAGCGCAGTGTAGAACCGAGACAGTGGGGAAGTTTCCTCATCGGTGTGTTTAATCGCTGGCTGCAGGATGGTGTAGGGAAGATATTCATTCAAACCTTTGAAGAGTGTGCCTCGGTCTGGGCTGGCTTTGGGCCTCGCCTGTGTGTCTTTACTGAGACCTGTGGGCGAGCGATGGCGATGGAACACAACGGTAATCTATACTCCTGTGACCACTTTGTCTTTCCGGAGTACAAACTGGGTAACATACTGGAGACACCGATGGCGCAGCTGGTGGAGTCAGAGTTTCAGCGTCGCTTCGGTACCGACAAATCTGAGGCCCTGCCCCAGTACTGTCGGGACTGTGATGTTAGATTCATGTGTAATGGGGCCTGCCCCAAGGATCGATTTGCCGTTACTCCCACGGGAGAGCAGGGACTGAATTACCTCTGTGAGGGTTATAAACGGTTCTTTCACTATGTAGATCCCTATATGCGGACCTTGGCCCAGGCGATTCACGCCCGTAAGCGCCCGGAACAGATGCAGGAGGATCTATTGACTGTCCATAAACAAATATGGGATGTAGGCAGAAATGATCCTTGTCCCTGCGGCAGCGGGGCTAAATACAAGCGGTGTTGTCTGAAAGACTAA
- a CDS encoding alpha/beta fold hydrolase, whose amino-acid sequence MEKPVVIKNLGQQMVGMLHLPEGEGPFPAVALYHGFTGTKVEPHRIFVKMARRLNALGIAAVRFDFRGSGDSEGDFADMTVSGEISDGIKILDYLTELEAVDSQRLGVLGLSMGGAVAACVAGRDDRVKSVALWSAVADFALFAQNKEALAKAKEQGYADVGGNVLNYEFYEDASKHDPAAAIAKFAGPVLIVHGSEDPTVPVSHADIFEQAISGQKEKVILLGADHTYNRRDWEEEVLERTAQWFQRTL is encoded by the coding sequence ATGGAGAAACCAGTTGTGATAAAGAATTTGGGCCAGCAGATGGTGGGCATGCTTCACCTGCCGGAAGGGGAGGGTCCCTTCCCGGCTGTGGCTTTGTACCATGGGTTTACCGGGACCAAGGTGGAGCCCCATCGGATCTTTGTGAAAATGGCCCGCAGGCTTAATGCTCTAGGTATTGCGGCGGTGCGCTTTGATTTTCGGGGCTCGGGAGACAGTGAGGGCGATTTTGCCGATATGACCGTCAGTGGTGAAATTTCCGATGGGATCAAGATCCTGGACTATCTGACGGAATTAGAAGCAGTGGACAGCCAGCGTCTCGGGGTCTTGGGGCTGAGCATGGGAGGGGCGGTGGCAGCTTGTGTAGCGGGACGGGATGACCGGGTCAAGTCAGTGGCCCTGTGGTCTGCTGTTGCTGACTTTGCCCTCTTTGCCCAAAACAAGGAGGCCCTGGCCAAGGCCAAGGAGCAGGGGTATGCCGACGTTGGCGGCAACGTTCTCAACTATGAATTCTACGAGGACGCCAGCAAACACGATCCCGCAGCGGCCATTGCTAAGTTCGCCGGGCCGGTACTCATTGTTCATGGCAGCGAAGACCCGACGGTACCCGTATCCCATGCCGACATCTTTGAGCAGGCTATTTCCGGCCAGAAGGAGAAGGTCATTCTCCTGGGAGCGGATCATACCTACAACCGGCGGGATTGGGAAGAGGAAGTGCTGGAAAGAACCGCCCAATGGTTCCAAAGGACTCTCTAG
- a CDS encoding RnfABCDGE type electron transport complex subunit B, with product MSIIASIITTGVLGGALGLGLAYASKKFAVETDPRVEQLVEALPGANCGGCGRAGCQQFAEALAKGEADVTGCPVASAEQRAQLAKILGVEANDANRMIAQVQCHGGNQEALTRAEYNGVQTCRAAQALGGGFKGCEYGCLGLGDCVFSCPFDAIYMGENGLPVVDPVACTGCGNCVKACPRSIIDLVSDQKPVHVRCKSLAKGKDVRAVCTVGCIGCRACSRVCPADAIPVNDNLAAVDYDKCIDCGACVEKCPTKAIEFEARLAHLKTQAAS from the coding sequence ATGAGCATAATTGCATCAATTATTACCACTGGGGTGCTCGGGGGCGCTTTGGGCCTAGGTCTAGCCTATGCTTCCAAGAAGTTTGCCGTCGAAACTGATCCCAGGGTAGAGCAGCTGGTAGAGGCTCTTCCGGGGGCCAACTGTGGTGGCTGTGGTCGAGCTGGTTGTCAGCAGTTCGCCGAAGCTCTGGCCAAGGGAGAAGCCGATGTAACGGGATGTCCGGTGGCCAGTGCAGAGCAGCGAGCCCAGCTAGCCAAGATTCTTGGAGTTGAAGCAAATGATGCTAACCGCATGATTGCCCAGGTACAGTGCCACGGTGGGAACCAGGAAGCCCTTACTCGGGCAGAATACAATGGTGTTCAAACCTGCCGTGCAGCTCAAGCTCTCGGCGGTGGCTTCAAGGGTTGTGAGTATGGTTGTCTGGGACTTGGCGATTGTGTTTTCTCCTGTCCCTTTGATGCGATCTACATGGGAGAAAACGGATTGCCGGTGGTGGACCCCGTGGCCTGCACCGGGTGCGGCAACTGTGTCAAGGCCTGTCCCCGCAGCATCATCGACTTGGTCAGTGACCAAAAACCCGTCCATGTCCGGTGTAAGTCTCTGGCCAAGGGTAAAGATGTGCGTGCCGTTTGTACCGTAGGATGCATCGGTTGCCGAGCCTGCAGTCGAGTTTGTCCCGCGGACGCCATTCCCGTCAACGACAATCTAGCCGCCGTGGATTATGACAAATGTATCGATTGCGGAGCCTGTGTCGAAAAGTGTCCCACCAAGGCCATCGAGTTTGAAGCCCGATTGGCTCACCTGAAGACCCAGGCTGCCAGCTAA
- the rsxA gene encoding electron transport complex subunit RsxA encodes MRELALLFVGSVLVNNFVLSRFLGICPFLGVSKDTDTALGMGMATTFVMTMASITTWLIQRFILDAFNLPFLQNVVFILVIAALVQLVEMFLQKTSPALYQALGIFLPLITTNCAILGLAILVVTNGYNLIQTVVFSLGAGAGFTLAMLIMAGIRSELRFADVPKALEGSGIALLIASIMSMAFAGFSGLIAM; translated from the coding sequence GTGAGAGAACTTGCATTGTTGTTCGTCGGCTCCGTCCTGGTCAATAACTTTGTATTGTCTCGTTTCTTGGGCATTTGCCCCTTCCTTGGGGTTTCTAAGGATACGGACACGGCATTGGGTATGGGGATGGCTACCACCTTCGTAATGACCATGGCCAGTATCACTACCTGGTTAATTCAGCGGTTCATTCTCGATGCCTTTAATCTGCCCTTCTTGCAGAACGTGGTCTTTATCCTGGTGATTGCCGCCTTAGTCCAATTGGTAGAGATGTTCCTGCAGAAGACAAGTCCGGCCTTATATCAGGCTCTAGGAATCTTCCTGCCATTGATCACAACCAACTGCGCCATTTTGGGGCTGGCTATCTTGGTAGTGACCAATGGCTACAACCTAATCCAAACCGTTGTCTTTAGTCTGGGAGCGGGTGCAGGATTCACCTTGGCGATGCTGATTATGGCGGGAATTCGCTCGGAATTGCGCTTTGCCGATGTGCCTAAGGCTCTCGAGGGATCCGGGATTGCCCTGCTGATCGCCAGTATCATGTCCATGGCCTTTGCAGGCTTCTCGGGACTCATTGCCATGTAA
- a CDS encoding electron transport complex subunit E, translated as MLKFWSDLLRGLWKENPTFRLLIGMCPTLAITTSATNGLAMGLATTFVLICSSAMISLLKNVIPSQVRIPCYTVIIATFVTVVDMVLAANAPEIHQVLGLFIPLIVVNCIILGRAEAYANKAPVHLAIADAAGMGIGFTWALTFLGSIREILGMGTIFGVSLFGSGFTPWLIFLMPPGGFLTLGILVGGMNQLTAYLEKRRTAAVKRQAVSGTTVAQ; from the coding sequence ATGCTTAAATTTTGGAGCGACCTATTGCGGGGACTGTGGAAGGAGAACCCCACCTTCCGCTTGCTGATTGGAATGTGCCCGACCTTGGCCATTACCACCAGCGCCACCAATGGGTTGGCGATGGGATTGGCCACGACTTTTGTGTTGATCTGCTCCTCAGCGATGATTTCTTTGCTGAAGAACGTGATTCCCAGTCAGGTGCGGATTCCCTGCTATACCGTTATTATCGCTACCTTCGTTACCGTTGTTGACATGGTTTTGGCAGCCAATGCTCCAGAGATCCATCAGGTCTTGGGACTATTTATTCCCTTGATCGTGGTTAACTGTATCATTCTCGGTCGGGCCGAAGCCTATGCCAACAAGGCTCCTGTGCACTTGGCCATCGCCGATGCCGCAGGAATGGGGATTGGATTTACCTGGGCCCTCACCTTCCTCGGTAGCATTCGAGAGATCTTGGGTATGGGTACCATCTTTGGAGTCTCTCTCTTTGGTTCCGGATTTACTCCCTGGCTCATCTTCCTGATGCCTCCCGGCGGATTCTTAACCCTGGGAATCTTGGTCGGAGGAATGAACCAGCTCACTGCCTACCTGGAGAAACGCCGCACCGCTGCGGTAAAGAGGCAGGCTGTATCTGGTACCACTGTAGCTCAGTAG
- a CDS encoding RnfABCDGE type electron transport complex subunit G: MRNSMSLVITLAVVCIISGASLAYFHQMTEAILVQRQLEQMRDAVIAVVPGGISFTESTSDALPAGTGGQALPEGMRVFPVFDEGKALMGYAVLHSTKGFEGPIRLMVGIDPNSRVITGLTVLEQSETPGLGARIADAGFRNQFIGKSLDDPFVSGNDIDGITGATVSTDAVIKIVREAIASVDTEAN, translated from the coding sequence GTGCGTAACTCCATGTCTTTGGTTATTACTCTGGCAGTAGTTTGCATTATCTCCGGTGCTTCCCTAGCTTATTTCCATCAAATGACGGAAGCGATTTTGGTACAGCGCCAGTTAGAGCAAATGAGAGATGCTGTAATCGCCGTCGTCCCGGGCGGCATCAGTTTCACCGAATCGACCTCAGATGCCCTGCCTGCCGGTACCGGTGGGCAAGCCCTTCCCGAGGGTATGAGGGTGTTCCCAGTCTTTGACGAAGGAAAAGCTCTCATGGGCTATGCAGTTCTGCACTCCACCAAGGGATTTGAAGGTCCGATTCGACTGATGGTCGGTATTGATCCCAATAGCCGAGTGATTACGGGATTGACAGTGCTGGAGCAATCAGAAACTCCGGGACTGGGAGCTCGAATTGCCGATGCTGGATTCCGCAATCAGTTTATCGGTAAATCCCTCGACGATCCCTTCGTAAGCGGAAACGATATCGATGGGATTACCGGTGCGACGGTCTCGACCGACGCAGTAATCAAGATTGTTCGAGAAGCCATCGCTAGCGTAGATACGGAGGCGAATTAG
- a CDS encoding RnfABCDGE type electron transport complex subunit D: MERTDSKLLLSPAPHISSGETIPRIMYTVLAAMAPAALASIYFFRFRAALLIVACSVTALVTEYVFQKIRRKPITIWDGSALVTGVLLAFNLPPSLPVWMAVAGTVFAIAIGKQIFGGLGHNPFNPALVGRVFLLAAFPMAMTAWTTPIDGLSTATPLAALKVDVAASSTVDSYSSGTMDAATSGTVDSYSSGTMDVATSGTVDSYSSGTMDVATSGTVDSYSSGTMDVATSGTVDGVSSGSAVTASSSTPIRDELSLWDMFIGRMPGSLGETSALAILLGGLFLIYKGYIDWRIPVGYLGTVIVFALVFGQDPLFHLLTGGLMLGAFFMATDMVTTPLTTKGRWIFAIGGGVILMVIRLWGGYPEGVSYSILLMNGFTPLINRFTRPKFFGEVKARA, encoded by the coding sequence ATGGAACGCACTGACTCAAAGCTGCTCTTGTCTCCAGCTCCCCACATATCTTCCGGCGAGACCATCCCCCGGATTATGTACACCGTGCTGGCGGCAATGGCACCGGCAGCCTTGGCATCGATTTACTTCTTTCGGTTCCGAGCAGCTTTACTCATTGTTGCTTGTAGCGTCACAGCTTTAGTTACAGAGTATGTCTTTCAGAAGATCCGCAGGAAACCAATCACCATCTGGGACGGTAGTGCCCTGGTTACCGGGGTATTGTTGGCCTTCAACTTGCCGCCTTCCCTACCGGTCTGGATGGCTGTAGCGGGCACGGTCTTTGCCATCGCGATTGGAAAGCAGATTTTCGGTGGACTGGGGCATAACCCCTTTAACCCCGCTCTTGTTGGCCGTGTATTTCTCTTGGCAGCCTTTCCAATGGCAATGACTGCCTGGACCACGCCCATCGATGGACTGTCCACTGCAACACCCCTGGCAGCGCTCAAGGTGGACGTAGCCGCTTCCAGTACCGTTGATAGCTACAGCTCTGGAACAATGGATGCAGCCACTTCTGGTACCGTAGACAGCTACAGCTCCGGAACAATGGATGTAGCTACTTCTGGCACCGTAGACAGCTACAGCTCTGGAACAATGGACGTAGCCACTTCCGGTACCGTAGACAGCTACAGTTCCGGAACAATGGATGTAGCTACCTCGGGTACCGTGGATGGCGTCAGTTCCGGATCGGCAGTTACAGCCTCCTCCAGCACACCCATTAGGGATGAACTCAGCCTATGGGATATGTTCATTGGCCGTATGCCCGGTAGTCTCGGCGAAACATCGGCATTGGCTATTCTCTTGGGAGGACTTTTCCTCATTTACAAGGGTTATATCGACTGGAGAATTCCTGTAGGTTATCTAGGTACCGTAATTGTCTTTGCACTGGTCTTTGGGCAGGATCCACTCTTTCATCTCTTGACCGGTGGTTTGATGTTGGGAGCCTTCTTTATGGCCACCGATATGGTAACCACTCCCCTGACCACCAAGGGCCGCTGGATCTTTGCCATCGGTGGTGGTGTAATCCTGATGGTGATCCGTCTCTGGGGAGGATATCCAGAAGGAGTCTCATACTCGATTCTGTTAATGAACGGCTTCACTCCGCTGATCAACAGATTTACTCGTCCCAAATTCTTTGGGGAGGTGAAAGCCCGTGCGTAA
- the rsxC gene encoding electron transport complex subunit RsxC — protein MSKRHTFRGGIHPPEGKELSNHRPIEVLPAPKVVAIPLRQHIGDQCTPLVKRGDEVFLGQKIAECDALISAPIHASVSGTVKGIETYPHPVSGTVDCIVIENDGEDRICPDLPEPADIAHLSRQEIIHRIREAGIVGLGGAAFPTHVKLTPPADKPIDTLILNGAECEPYLTGDHRLMVEHPDLVVYGAQALAKALDVTKVYIGVEVNKPDAIEALTKAASGTNIQVVGLGVKYPQGAEQQLIKSLLNREVPPGCLPRDVGVVVNNVGTAAAAANSLKTGLPLYQRIVTVSGEGITQPSNFLVRLGTLFEELIAAAGGPKGTPRKIIMGGPMTGFTQYSTQVPVVKETTGLLVFAEDQVKATEPGPCIKCGRCVSVCPQFLLPVTIAKFAHAGMLEEAAEYGILNCMECGSCSYVCPAHRFLVQDIKIGKQELIAKRRQQAS, from the coding sequence ATTAGTAAGCGCCATACCTTCCGAGGTGGAATCCATCCCCCTGAGGGCAAAGAACTCAGTAATCATAGGCCCATCGAGGTGCTGCCGGCGCCGAAAGTAGTGGCTATTCCCCTACGTCAACATATCGGTGATCAGTGCACGCCCTTGGTCAAACGGGGCGATGAGGTTTTCCTTGGACAGAAGATTGCCGAATGTGACGCGTTGATCTCGGCACCGATTCATGCATCGGTGTCAGGAACGGTCAAAGGGATAGAGACCTATCCCCATCCCGTCTCGGGAACCGTTGATTGCATCGTCATTGAAAATGACGGTGAGGACCGAATTTGTCCCGATCTACCTGAACCGGCGGATATCGCGCATTTGTCCCGCCAGGAGATCATTCATCGTATCCGGGAAGCTGGTATCGTTGGCCTGGGGGGTGCAGCCTTTCCGACCCATGTCAAACTGACGCCACCGGCGGATAAGCCCATCGACACCCTGATACTCAATGGCGCCGAATGTGAACCCTATCTCACCGGTGACCACCGTCTCATGGTCGAGCATCCTGACCTGGTTGTCTACGGCGCCCAAGCCTTGGCTAAGGCCCTGGATGTGACTAAGGTGTACATCGGGGTCGAGGTCAACAAGCCTGATGCCATCGAAGCCTTGACGAAGGCAGCTTCCGGGACCAATATCCAGGTTGTCGGTCTTGGGGTTAAGTATCCACAAGGGGCAGAGCAACAGCTAATCAAGTCCCTATTGAATCGGGAAGTTCCCCCTGGGTGCCTACCAAGGGATGTAGGGGTTGTCGTCAACAACGTTGGTACCGCGGCGGCAGCGGCCAACAGCTTAAAAACAGGACTGCCTTTGTATCAGCGAATAGTCACCGTCAGTGGAGAAGGCATTACTCAGCCCTCTAACTTCCTAGTTCGTCTAGGTACCCTCTTTGAGGAGCTAATTGCCGCGGCCGGTGGTCCCAAGGGTACTCCCCGGAAAATCATCATGGGTGGACCAATGACCGGATTTACCCAATACTCCACCCAGGTGCCTGTTGTTAAGGAAACTACGGGATTGCTGGTGTTTGCAGAAGACCAAGTTAAGGCTACAGAACCCGGTCCCTGCATCAAGTGTGGACGCTGTGTCAGCGTCTGTCCACAGTTCTTGCTGCCGGTAACCATAGCCAAATTCGCCCACGCCGGAATGCTGGAAGAGGCTGCCGAGTACGGCATACTCAACTGCATGGAGTGCGGCAGTTGCTCCTACGTCTGCCCGGCCCACCGCTTCCTAGTGCAAGACATCAAGATTGGCAAGCAAGAGTTGATTGCCAAGCGGCGGCAGCAAGCCAGCTAG
- a CDS encoding OsmC family protein, producing MKLKVNWNEGMTFTAHTPSGHTLFMDTSETSGGKNSGARPLELLLAGVGGCTGMDVVSILGKMKQQAQSVEIEVVTTQAEEHPRQVTHVMLHYTVTGTDLDEAKVNRAVQLSVEKYCIVANSLKAEIAYDVTINNV from the coding sequence ATGAAACTAAAGGTCAACTGGAACGAGGGTATGACGTTTACCGCGCACACCCCGTCGGGACACACTCTGTTTATGGATACTTCTGAGACTTCCGGTGGGAAAAACAGCGGGGCTCGACCCTTGGAGTTATTGTTGGCTGGGGTGGGTGGCTGTACCGGGATGGACGTTGTCTCTATCTTGGGCAAGATGAAACAGCAAGCACAGAGTGTGGAAATAGAAGTGGTCACTACTCAAGCCGAAGAGCACCCCAGGCAGGTTACCCACGTGATGCTTCACTACACCGTTACCGGCACCGATCTCGACGAGGCCAAGGTTAATCGAGCCGTCCAATTATCGGTGGAAAAATACTGCATCGTGGCCAACTCACTGAAGGCAGAAATTGCCTATGACGTAACAATCAACAATGTCTAG
- a CDS encoding QueT transporter family protein → MNLRYLTRAAIVAAIYIALVVGFAPWSFGVVQFRPAEALTVLPILFPEAVPGLFVGVMLSNIIGGLGPWDIFGGSLVTLLAAYVTYRFRDSWIAFASPIVFNALLISLYLRVIFQVPYWITVLSIGLSEALSVLGLGLPLIWMLRRRSR, encoded by the coding sequence GTGAATCTGCGTTATTTAACTAGAGCAGCCATCGTTGCTGCCATCTACATAGCCTTGGTGGTAGGGTTTGCTCCCTGGAGTTTTGGAGTTGTCCAGTTTCGCCCCGCGGAAGCCCTGACTGTCCTACCGATCCTCTTTCCCGAGGCAGTACCGGGGCTTTTTGTTGGAGTGATGCTGAGCAATATTATCGGGGGGTTGGGCCCCTGGGATATCTTCGGGGGTAGCCTGGTAACATTGCTGGCAGCCTATGTGACCTATAGATTCCGGGACTCTTGGATTGCCTTCGCCAGTCCCATTGTGTTCAACGCACTACTGATCAGTCTCTACCTGCGGGTGATCTTTCAGGTTCCCTACTGGATCACGGTCTTGAGCATCGGCCTCAGTGAAGCCCTTTCCGTATTGGGTCTAGGCCTGCCCCTGATCTGGATGCTGCGCCGCCGATCCCGGTGA